Proteins encoded by one window of Perca fluviatilis chromosome 13, GENO_Pfluv_1.0, whole genome shotgun sequence:
- the znf706 gene encoding zinc finger protein 706: protein MARGHQKLQSQQKNAKKQAEMKKAKSHDQKTAAKAALVFTCAVCRSQMPDPKTFKQHFESKHPKSPLPPELEGVEA, encoded by the exons ATGGCACGCGGGCATCAGAAGCTTCAGTCCCAGCAGAAAAACGCCAAAAAACAGGCGGAAATGAAGAAGGCCAAAAGTCATGATCAAAAGACAGCAGCCAAGGCAGCACTAGTGTTCACCTGCGCTGTGTGCAGG TCCCAGATGCCCGACCCAAAAACCTTCAAGCAACACTTTGAGAGCAAGCACCCGAAATCCCCTCTGCCCCCCGAGTTAGAGGGAGTGGAGGCATAA
- the ywhaz gene encoding 14-3-3 protein zeta/delta: MAEKEDLIQQAKLAEQAERYDDMAAAMKAVTEEGTELSNEERNLLSVAYKNVVGARRSSWRVVYSMEQKSKDNDAKSALAKEYKETIEKELNDICKEVLDLLDKHLIPNAKPADSSVFYLKMKGDYYRYLAEVATGEKKEEIISSSRAAYQQALDISTKEMQPTHPIRLGLALNFSVFYYEIVNSPEEACKLAKAAFDEAITMLDSLNGESYKDSTLIMQLLRDNLTLWMSDAQGEGEGEGEETEQVADKN; encoded by the exons ATGGCAGAAAAGGAGGACCTGATACAGCAAGCCAAACTGGCAGAGCAGGCTGAGCGCTATGATGACATGGCCGCAGCTATGAAGGCTGTCACAGAGGAGGGCACAGAGCTCAGCAACGAGGAGCGCAACCTGCTCTCTGTTGCCTACAAGAATGTGGTGGGGGCTAGGAGGTCCTCTTGGAGGGTGGTGTACAGCATGGAGCAGAAGTCAAAAGATAATGATGCGAAGAGTGCACTGGCCAAGGAGTACAAAGAGACGATCGAGAAGGAGCTGAATGACATCTGCAAGGAAGTACTG GACCTGCTCGACAAACATCTGATCCCCAATGCTAAGCCTGCTGACAGCAGTGTCTTCTACCTGAAGATGAAGGGAGACTACTACCGCTACCTGGCTGAGGTGGCCACTGGAGAAAAAAAGGAGG AAATCATCAGTAGTTCACGAGCTGCCTACCAGCAGGCCTTGGATATCAGCACCAAGGAAATGCAGCCTACACATCCCATCCGCCTAGGCCTCGCTCTTAACTTCTCTGTCTTCTACTACGAGATCGTCAACTCACCCGAGGAGGCATGCAAACTGGCCAAGGCG GCCTTTGATGAAGCCATTACCATGCTGGACTCCCTCAACGGTGAATCCTACAAAGACAGCACCTTGATCATGCAGCTGCTCCGTGACAATCTGACA CTGTGGATGTCAGACGCCCAGGGTGAAGGCGAGGGTGAAGGAGAGGAGACGGAGCAGGTAGCTGATAAGAACTGA
- the pabpc1b gene encoding polyadenylate-binding protein 1b isoform X2, with protein sequence MNPSAPSYPMASLYVGDLHQDVTEAMLYEKFSPAGAILSIRVCRDMITRRSLGYAYVNFQQPADAERALDTMNFDVIKGRPVRIMWSQRDPSLRKSGVGNIFIKNLDKSIDNKALYDTFSAFGNILSCKVVCDENGSKGYGFVHFETQEAAERAIEKMNGMLLNDRKVFVGRFKSRKEREAELGARAKEFTNVYVKNFGEDMDDEKLREVFSKYGNSMSIRVMIDDSGKSRGFGFVSFERHEDAQKAVDEMNGKEFNGKLIYVGRAQKKVERQTELKRKFEQMKQDRMTRYQGVNLYVKNLDDGIDDERLRKEFTPFGTITSAKVMLEGGRSKGFGFVCFSSPEEATKAVTEMNGRIVATKPLYVALAQRKEERQAHLTNQYMQRMASVRAVPNPVINPYQPAPPSGYFMAAIPQAQNRAAYYPAAGQMAQLRPSPRWANQGVRPQHFQNMPGAMRPSAPRPQTFGAMRPASQVPRMMSAQRVAQTMGPRPATAAAAAAAPVRGVPQYKYAAGVRNPQQHMPAQPQVTMQQPAVHVQGQEPLTASMLAAAPPQEQKQMLGERLFPLIQNMHPSLAGKITGMLLEIDNSELLHMLESPESLRSKVDEAVAVLQAHQAKEAAQKTVPNSAGVQSV encoded by the exons ATGAATCCCAGTGCTCCCAGTTACCCCATGGCCTCCCTGTACGTCGGGGATCTGCATCAAGATGTGACCGAGGCCATGCTGTACGAGAAATTCAGCCCAGCCGGAGCGATCCTGTCGATCAGGGTCTGTAGGGACATGATCACCCGGCGTTCCCTCGGATACGCCTATGTCAACTTCCAACAGCCAGCGGACG CCGAGCGTGCGCTGGACACCATGAACTTTGATGTGATCAAGGGGAGGCCTGTGCGCATCATGTGGTCGCAGCGTGATCCGTCACTGAGAAAGAGTGGTGTGGGAAACATCTTCATCAAGAATCTTGACAAGTCCATTGACAACAAGGCTCTATACGACACCTTCTCTGCTTTTGGCAACATCCTGTCATGCAAG GTGGTTTGTGACGAGAATGGCTCTAAAGGCTACGGCTTTGTGCATTTTGAGACTCAGGAGGCAGCCGAACGAGCCATTGAGAAAATGAATGGCATGCTGCTGAATGACCGAAAAGT ATTCGTAGGTCGCTTCAAATCTCGCAAAGAGCGCGAGGCTGAGCTGGGCGCCCGAGCCAAGGAGTTTACCAATGTCTACGTTAAAAACTTTGGTGAAGACATGGATGATGAGAAGCTGAGGGAAGTCTTCAGTAAATACG GAAACTCCATGAGTATCAGAGTCATGATAGATGACAGTGGAAAGTCTCGAGGCTTCGGGTTTGTCAGCTTTGAGAGGCATGAGGACGCCCAGAAG GCAGTGGATGAGATGAATGGAAAGGAGTTTAATGGCAAGCTCATCTACGTTGGCCGTGCCCAGAAGAAGGTGGAGCGACAGACGGAGCTCAAACGCAAATTTGAGCAAATGAAACAAGATCGCATGACTCGCTACCAG GGTGTCAACTTGTACGTCAAGAACCTTGATGATGGAATTGACGATGAACGTCTGCGAAAGGAGTTCACACCGTTCGGCACCATAACCAGTGCCAAG GTCATGTTGGAGGGCGGGCGCAGCAAAGGTTTCGGCTTTGTCTGCTTCTCGTCCCCAGAGGAGGCCACCAAAGCGGTGACCGAAATGAATGGGCGCATTGTAGCCACTAAGCCGTTGTATGTGGCCTTGGCCCAGCGGAAAGAGGAGCGTCAAGCCCACCTGACCAACCAGTACATGCAGCGCATGGCCAGTGTGCGTGCAGTACCAAACCCAGTCATCAATCCCTACCAACCAGCCCCGCCCTCTGGCTACTTCATGGCAGCCATACCTCAGGCCCAGAACCGCGCTGCTTACTACCCAGCTGCTGGGCAGATGGCCCAGCTCCGCCCGAGCCCACGCTGGGCCAACCAAGGTGTCCGGCCACAAC ATTTCCAAAACATGCCGGGTGCTATGCGTCCCTCAGCACCACGCCCTCAGACCTTCGGTGCCATGCGTCCGGCCTCCCAGGTGCCCCGCATGATGTCTGCCCAGCGTGTCG CTCAGACCATGGGCCCCCGGCCAGCCACcgcagctgctgcagcagccGCTCCTGTGCGTGGAGTCCCTCAGTACAAATATGCCGCAGGAGTCCGCAATCCCCAGCAGCACATGCCTGCTCAGCCACAAGTCACCATGCAGCAG CCTGCTGTTCATGTTCAGGGACAGGAGCCTCTGACGGCCTCCATGCTGGCCGCTGCTCCACCACAGGAACAGAAGCAGATGCTGG GTGAGCGTCTGTTTCCACTGATCCAGAACATGCACCCAAGCCTGGCAGGGAAGATCACTGGCATGCTGCTGGAAATTGACAACTCAGAGCTGCTCCACATGCTGGAGTCCCCAGAGTCTCTCCGCTCAAAG GTGGATGAGGCAGTGGCTGTTCTTCAGGCCCACCAGGCAAAAGAGGCGGCCCAGAAGACCGTGCCAAATTCAGCTGGTGTTCAGAGTGTCTGA
- the pabpc1b gene encoding polyadenylate-binding protein 1b isoform X1 produces the protein MNPSAPSYPMASLYVGDLHQDVTEAMLYEKFSPAGAILSIRVCRDMITRRSLGYAYVNFQQPADAERALDTMNFDVIKGRPVRIMWSQRDPSLRKSGVGNIFIKNLDKSIDNKALYDTFSAFGNILSCKVVCDENGSKGYGFVHFETQEAAERAIEKMNGMLLNDRKVFVGRFKSRKEREAELGARAKEFTNVYVKNFGEDMDDEKLREVFSKYGNSMSIRVMIDDSGKSRGFGFVSFERHEDAQKAVDEMNGKEFNGKLIYVGRAQKKVERQTELKRKFEQMKQDRMTRYQGVNLYVKNLDDGIDDERLRKEFTPFGTITSAKVMLEGGRSKGFGFVCFSSPEEATKAVTEMNGRIVATKPLYVALAQRKEERQAHLTNQYMQRMASVRAVPNPVINPYQPAPPSGYFMAAIPQAQNRAAYYPAAGQMAQLRPSPRWANQGVRPQHFQNMPGAMRPSAPRPQTFGAMRPASQVPRMMSAQRVAAQTMGPRPATAAAAAAAPVRGVPQYKYAAGVRNPQQHMPAQPQVTMQQPAVHVQGQEPLTASMLAAAPPQEQKQMLGERLFPLIQNMHPSLAGKITGMLLEIDNSELLHMLESPESLRSKVDEAVAVLQAHQAKEAAQKTVPNSAGVQSV, from the exons ATGAATCCCAGTGCTCCCAGTTACCCCATGGCCTCCCTGTACGTCGGGGATCTGCATCAAGATGTGACCGAGGCCATGCTGTACGAGAAATTCAGCCCAGCCGGAGCGATCCTGTCGATCAGGGTCTGTAGGGACATGATCACCCGGCGTTCCCTCGGATACGCCTATGTCAACTTCCAACAGCCAGCGGACG CCGAGCGTGCGCTGGACACCATGAACTTTGATGTGATCAAGGGGAGGCCTGTGCGCATCATGTGGTCGCAGCGTGATCCGTCACTGAGAAAGAGTGGTGTGGGAAACATCTTCATCAAGAATCTTGACAAGTCCATTGACAACAAGGCTCTATACGACACCTTCTCTGCTTTTGGCAACATCCTGTCATGCAAG GTGGTTTGTGACGAGAATGGCTCTAAAGGCTACGGCTTTGTGCATTTTGAGACTCAGGAGGCAGCCGAACGAGCCATTGAGAAAATGAATGGCATGCTGCTGAATGACCGAAAAGT ATTCGTAGGTCGCTTCAAATCTCGCAAAGAGCGCGAGGCTGAGCTGGGCGCCCGAGCCAAGGAGTTTACCAATGTCTACGTTAAAAACTTTGGTGAAGACATGGATGATGAGAAGCTGAGGGAAGTCTTCAGTAAATACG GAAACTCCATGAGTATCAGAGTCATGATAGATGACAGTGGAAAGTCTCGAGGCTTCGGGTTTGTCAGCTTTGAGAGGCATGAGGACGCCCAGAAG GCAGTGGATGAGATGAATGGAAAGGAGTTTAATGGCAAGCTCATCTACGTTGGCCGTGCCCAGAAGAAGGTGGAGCGACAGACGGAGCTCAAACGCAAATTTGAGCAAATGAAACAAGATCGCATGACTCGCTACCAG GGTGTCAACTTGTACGTCAAGAACCTTGATGATGGAATTGACGATGAACGTCTGCGAAAGGAGTTCACACCGTTCGGCACCATAACCAGTGCCAAG GTCATGTTGGAGGGCGGGCGCAGCAAAGGTTTCGGCTTTGTCTGCTTCTCGTCCCCAGAGGAGGCCACCAAAGCGGTGACCGAAATGAATGGGCGCATTGTAGCCACTAAGCCGTTGTATGTGGCCTTGGCCCAGCGGAAAGAGGAGCGTCAAGCCCACCTGACCAACCAGTACATGCAGCGCATGGCCAGTGTGCGTGCAGTACCAAACCCAGTCATCAATCCCTACCAACCAGCCCCGCCCTCTGGCTACTTCATGGCAGCCATACCTCAGGCCCAGAACCGCGCTGCTTACTACCCAGCTGCTGGGCAGATGGCCCAGCTCCGCCCGAGCCCACGCTGGGCCAACCAAGGTGTCCGGCCACAAC ATTTCCAAAACATGCCGGGTGCTATGCGTCCCTCAGCACCACGCCCTCAGACCTTCGGTGCCATGCGTCCGGCCTCCCAGGTGCCCCGCATGATGTCTGCCCAGCGTGTCG CAGCTCAGACCATGGGCCCCCGGCCAGCCACcgcagctgctgcagcagccGCTCCTGTGCGTGGAGTCCCTCAGTACAAATATGCCGCAGGAGTCCGCAATCCCCAGCAGCACATGCCTGCTCAGCCACAAGTCACCATGCAGCAG CCTGCTGTTCATGTTCAGGGACAGGAGCCTCTGACGGCCTCCATGCTGGCCGCTGCTCCACCACAGGAACAGAAGCAGATGCTGG GTGAGCGTCTGTTTCCACTGATCCAGAACATGCACCCAAGCCTGGCAGGGAAGATCACTGGCATGCTGCTGGAAATTGACAACTCAGAGCTGCTCCACATGCTGGAGTCCCCAGAGTCTCTCCGCTCAAAG GTGGATGAGGCAGTGGCTGTTCTTCAGGCCCACCAGGCAAAAGAGGCGGCCCAGAAGACCGTGCCAAATTCAGCTGGTGTTCAGAGTGTCTGA
- the LOC120571040 gene encoding type-4 ice-structuring protein LS-12-like produces the protein MAASPCGTIRSVRVLQEGTIRSKFSCPTGLLHSAAMKFSLIAAVVLLALAQGSFAQDVSDLESLGRYFEEMKNKMVQDLTEIIRNQDLANQAQTFIEEKQTQLEPLVAQIQEQLKTVAASVEEQIKPLAANVQAQLQVDNFKQQMESIFQKLTEQTKAIGN, from the exons GGCTGCATCACCATGCGGGACTATAAGAAGTGTGAGAGTCCTACAGGAAGGCACCATCCGCTCCAAATTCTCCTGCCCTACAG GTCTACTCCACTCAGCAGCCATGAAATTCTCCCTTATTGCAGCCGTTGTTCTGCTTGCTCTGGCACAAG GAAGCTTTGCACAAGATGTTTCCGATCTTGAAAGTCTCGGTCGGTACTTTGAGGAGATGAAGAACAAGATGGTTCAGGACCTGACTGAGATTATACGCAACCAGGACCTGGCAAACCAGGCTCA GACCTTCATTGAGGAGAAGCAAACCCAGCTGGAGCCCCTGGTCGCTCAGATCCAGGAGCAGCTGAAGACTGTTGCCGCCAGCGTCGAGGAGCAGATCAAGCCCCTGGCCGCCAACGTGCAGGCTCAGCTCCAGGTCGATAACTTCAAGCAGCAAATGGAGTCCATCTTCCAGAAGCTGACAGAGCAGACCAAGGCCATCGGCAACTAA